The window TGAAGGGCTATAATCAGGTCTCTTTCAGTTACAATAGCAGTAGGTACATTATCGTTATCAACAACTATCAATGAACCTATTCTCTCTAACAACATCTTTGCCGCTGCCTCATTTATAGACTTATTAGGATCTATAGTATGTACATGAGGAGTTTTAATATCCTTTATTTTTTCATAGTAAAATGTATCTAAGTTGTTTTTTGAGAGATGTTTCAAGAAGTTCTTAAGTATATCTGCGGCGGTAATTACACCTACTAGTTTACCTTCAGTATCGACTACTGGTAGTCTCCTAAACCCTCTCTTAACCATTAATTTTGCTCCCTCTACAACAGGCATATCCTCATAAATAGTTGTGACCCTTTTTGTCATAAACTTACTAACCGGATAAACGTGATCTAGATCCTGAAAAATTAGCATCATCTCCCTTTCCGTCACTATCCCTTTCACCTTTTTCTCCACATCAATCACAGGTAAGGAGCCTAGATTTCTGGCAACCATTATGGTTAATGCGTCTATCACATCATCATCCTCATAAACATAAGCAGGCTTTGGTGACATCACTTTACTGATTTCCTTATTCAATAATTCATATAATTGAGCCTGGTTACAAGTTTTCTCACATGCGTCCACAATACATGAAATTAAATCACGAGTTGAAACTATACCCTCAAGACTCTTATCGACAATTATGACTCTTCCGATCCCCCTTGTATTAATTCGTTTAAAGGCATCATATAGTTTATCATATAAGCTTAACACTGGAGGATCTTGTAACATTATTGTTTTTATTTGCATTATAATAAATTATGATTCACCTTTTATAAAGATATGAGTTTATTCATGGCTCTGTATACCTCAGCTACACTCCAAGCTTGAGCAATAGCTCCTCCGTTGGAATAAGGTGGAACGTCCTCAAATAACTCAGGGATAAAACCATTGTGCAGCTTCGCATATTCCAACAAAGGTTTGAAAGTATCCAATAGAAGTTTAGATCTCACTATATCAGTCTCATACCTCAGCTTAGCATCGACATAAGCTCCTATTAACCATGGCCACACTAGACCATTATGATAAGCTTCATCCCTTTTTGCTCTTTCTCCTCTATAAACTGGTTTATATTTAGGGTCTTTAGACGATAGTGTACTTAACCCGTATGATCTTAAAAGCTCCTTTTCTATGGTTACCATTACACTCTTTCCCTTTTCAATAGGCAATATATTAAATGGAAGGGATATGGCGAAAATCTGGTTAGGTCTTATTGTGTTATCCGGTGTAAATGAGGGAGTAAGGTAATCATAAAGACCCCAATTTGTGACAAACCTCTCCATGAAGGACCTTTTGACCTTTTCGGCAACTTCCCTATACAGTGAGCTTGAGTCCCCCAAGATCTTAGAGAAATAATCAAGTATCATCAATGCATTGTACCACAAGGCATTGATCTCAACAGCTGCTCCCTCTCTGGGGGTTACAATTCTACCATTATAGCTGGCATCCATCCACGTTCTTGGCGCACCCCTGTGAAATAGAATTTCCCCCATTGTATATACAATTCCGTTCCCCTTCATATAGGACTCAACGATATCCTGAAGTATCGGGTAAATCTTTCTTATAAACTGAGTATCACGGGAATAACTGTACAGTTTATATATCGCATTGATCGCCCATAAGCTCACGTCAACCCCGAGGTAAATCGGTTCTCCGGATGGGGTAATATGATTAGGCAAGAGACCCTTATTATTGTATTGTAGGTATCTATTAATTATTTCCTTTGCTTGATCGTATAGTCCCTGTAATAGTAGTATTCCCTCAAGAGATATGAATGTATCTCTACCCCATTCATCAAACCAATGGTATCCTGTTACTATGGAATAGCCCTCATGACCCTTTACAAGAAAGTTTAATGATGACTCCCCGAGCAATTTAATAATGTCTGAAGGAGTCTCCTTGATCTCAGACTTATCGAAAGAATTATGGTATGCATGGATTGTCAGTTCATTCTTTTCACTTGTTAAGAAAAATGGATTGTATAGGTTCTCCTTGCTATTATTCCCTAATTCATAGTCTATTACGTAAAAGAAGTCATAGTATGAGTAACCAGTGTTGGTAAGTTTAAACTTATTTTCCACGACGAAATTTAGAGCTAACGACCCATCGTATCTGTAAAGGCTGACCAAATTATCCTTTACTTTTTGCGTGAATATAAGGTTCTCAGGCTGAGAGACTAGGTGATGACTCCTAAATGTCATCAGCGGATAGACCTTTATTGAACCATCTGTAGCCTTATATTTTATTGTTACACCATTGGTACCTTGGCTTGCGATGAGTAGCTTTTCAACAATAATTCCGTTAACATCGTAAATCCACTTTACGTAATTTCTCCCCCAATGGAAGTGCTTAAGATATTTATAACCATCAGGATAATAGGCATTAGAATAATGATTTGTTGAGAGCGGAAAGTCCTCTCTATTTAAAACTAGAAAGTCCTCAAATTTTGAGAGAATTAAATATCTCTTATGTGGAGGATTAAGAGGGACTACTAGATAACCATGGTAGGTTCTTGAGTTAATACCACATATCGTCGAAGAAGAATACCCGCCAGTGCCAAAAGTCAGCAACCACTCTTTTCTCTCGCATTCTTCGGGTGTATGCATTCATATCGAGATTAGAATGAGTAGTAATTAAAACTATTTACTTAGATTTCTGTGATTCTATACACAGTGTATAAAAACGTACTTATTCAGTGAAATGTTAAACTGTTGAGATGGTAATGATTTGTTTACGGGATGAGGCTTAAGATCATTACATGGACTCTTAGTTAGTCTTATCAAATTGCTTCTTTCATCTGATGAGATGCAATGACCAATTCGGAATGAGACCAGACCAATGGTAAGACAGACGTGCTTTGAAGATTATCAGGATCAACTTGTTCAGGAAGTAGACCAGTAGGAACGGCTCTATCTAAAACCCAACTTATGTACTCATTAGCTTTCTGAACATTGCCCACTCTTAAATAATACTCTGCTACCCAAAGAGTAGTTATTAACCATGGATTTGGTCTACTCTTATTTCTCCTATATGTATCACCTTCATATCTTATAATACCGCCATTGACCTTTAACGCAGACTCAATTGCATTGATAGTTGATACCATTATTGGGTCTTTAGGATCAATAACGCTGAAGAAAAATGGAGAATACATACTGGCATCAATCGTAGTATCCACATTTCCGTTCTCATCCAATCGTCTAATAAATCTCCCATTATATGTCATCTTCCTCAAGATCATACTTTTCATGTACTCTGCGATCGAAACCATGTCACTTGCCATTACCTCATCTCCCATGTCATAAACTAGTTTAGACGCCTCAGTTAACGCGCCATACACAGTTGACACTGTATATATATGAATGCCGTAACGTTCCTCCCAGAGGTCAAAACTAGGTTTAGGCAGACCGTCTTCTATGAATTTCATCAGAAACTTTAAGGCTGGCTTGATGAAACTTCTGTATATTTCTACTAGCTCATCAATGTCTTTATAAATCCTGTAATGATTTGCTATAGCCCACACCTCTAGTGCGGTCTCATCTTCCTGAATTGGGAGTATTCTTTTTCCTTTGTAAATCCAAGGATGCCAAGAGCTAGCTAGTGTTGAATCAGGATTATATTTGTGGTAAAGAAAACCCTCTTCACTGATAAGTTTAGATATGAATTTATAGTGTTTTAAGGCAAGTTCTCCATAACCTGCAATATCTAAAGCGTAGGCTGAGATAGCCGAGTCCCTTGGCCAACAGTAGGTGTAAGCGTCACCATAAATTCCCATGAAGGAATAGTCTGAGGATGCAATTATAGATCCGTTTTCATTCATGTGGTCTCTTATAGTCAGCAGGCTAATTTTATATAGATCATTCATCTTTTGTAAGCTAAATTTCCTTTCTGACTTCAACAACCAGTTGGACCAAAATGAATGATTGGCAACGAATGAGGATTCTATCTCAGTGGAATTTGCCCTTCTCAATAAGGTTTTTATCTCTGATAGACTTCTACCAAAGGCTAAGGCTAAATATGCCTTCTCACTGTTGGAAGGGTTGATTTCAAGCTCTAATGCTAAGGCCGACTGTACATCCCCATTTTCTATTGGTCGATTGCTAAGATAACCACGTCTTATCTCGTCCGCGATCTCCTCCTTGCCTACTGAGTATTCTTGCATGTCTTTCAGAATACTAAATAGTTCAATACCGATGTATCGTCTAGACTTGTAATGAACAATGGAGTTCGTCTCAGGTTCTATGAATGCTGTATCGCCAAAGGGAGTTGAGTAAAGATCTAGATCGAAATTAAATATCAACTTAATTTTTAATGGTGAGTCAGTTGTGTTATAAACTTTTAATATCCTATAGTACAATGGCGCATAAATATCTGAAAAATCATATGCTAATAATCGTATATCTGAATTTATAGATGCATTTATTTCTGCAATGTTCGTATTGTGGAAGTAATTTAGTGATACTCGCCACTCCTCATCAGGAATTAATTTTCCCTGCGTGAAAATGTATTGTCTAACTGGTTTCCCATTAGTGTGGTTTTCCATTCCAGCATGTGGGTAGTAAATATCTATTATTCTCCCTAGCTGATCCAAATTAATCAATGTCCGTTCGTTACCAATACTGACGTATCTCATGTGAGTATCGTATCATATAGCTTACTATCCGCATTAATAACCTTATGTGGATAAATCTTTGAGTTCACTATTTCTGTTCCTTCATCCACTACTGCACCATCAGCTATTACACTATTTACTACCACTGTTGGCTTTTTAGGTGAAGATCTAATCTCTACATGTCTACCCACTATTGATCTTTCAACAATTGCGTTATCTCCAATATATACTCTGTCCATAACAGCACTCTTTATTACCTTAACCCTTCTACCGATTATTGTAAAATTATCTATTGATGATTCCTCTATATAAGTATCCTTACCTATCTGACAGTGCCTGCCAATTAAGATATTTCCCTCAAGTTTCAATTCCCCGTTCCTATACATCCTTTTAATTTTGGCTCTCCTTTTTCTCGAGTCGTAACTAGTACCTTGTACAAATATTCTCCTATTGCTTACGATTCTTACCCCATGGACATCCCTTTCATCCAATTCCCTAAGTAAAGTATAAACTGCATCTAGGTATCTACCAGGTGTTCCAACGTCAAACCATAAACCATCCATCTTATACGCGTATACAGGATAACCTTTTCTTATTAAATAAGGTATGATATCCTTGCCAAAGTCCATCTTACCCATTTCATACATCTCTCTGACCTCCTCGCTCTCGAATATTTTCCTGATTTCTGCGCTCAATACATATATTCCTGTGTTAACCAGATTTGATGGAGCCTCCTCTCTCCTTGGCTTCTCAACGAATCTCCTTATCTTGTTATCACTCTCCAATTCCGCAACACCAAACTCCTCAACATTTTCCATAGGTTTGATCACTATTGTCATCATTGCTCTCTTTTCTTCATGATATTCTAATAATTTCTTAACGTCCAATTTGAAGAGATTATCGCCCTGTACAACAAGCACAGGATCATTGATATTATAGTATTCCATGTTTATCCTTACAGAGTCAGCATTCCCTATACTATCTACTCTTGGTTGGTATTTGAAGTGTACTCTAGGTTTTATATGATACCTAGCTGAGAAACCTATGCCTTCCTGATAAATGTCAAATAAAGATCTATAGTTTACGTACCCTCTCACTCCAAAGATTATTTCTTTAATACCCTGTCTGGCTAACTCAATCAAGGTATATTCAATCAGTGGTCTATTCAGAAGCCTCACTGTAGCTTTCGATGTTTCAATAGTTAATGGTCTTAGCCTAGTAGCCTCACCGCCAATTGGTATAATCACTTTTATATCTTCTATTCTAGTCATCAGTAATAGTTTTTACTTATGAGACTATAAATATTCCCATATGAGAAATGTCATCTTAGGGTTCGAAGTTCACCAACCCTTTAGAATAAAAGGAAGCTACTTTTGGAACCCACAATTTAGAGATAATCCGATCGAAAAATATTTTGATAACCAGTTAAATAGGGATGTATTTCTTAGAGCTAAGCAAAAATGCTATATACCTGCAACTAAAATAATTCTAGATGAAATTGAGAGAGGAGAAAATGAAGGATACGACGTCAAGGTATTCTATTCGATATCAGGAACCTTCATGGAGCAGGCAGAAAAGTGGGGAAGAGAAGTAATAGACTTACTTCAACAACTCTCATATACAAAGAAGGTGGAGTTTTTATCTCAAACCTATTACCACTCGATAACAGGTTTGTGGGATGACTTAGATGAATGGAAAGAACAAGTTAAACAGCACTCAGAGTTAATAAAGGAATACTTTAATCAAACACCGACAACTTTTGAGAACACTGAACTACTAGTTACTCCCAGAATATTAAAGGAAGTTGAGAACTTAGGTTTCAAATCAATTATAATGGAAGGAAAAGAGAGCGTACTGAACGGTAGATCACCAAATTATGTCTACAGAATAAAGAACAGTAAATTAGTAGGCTTACTGAGAAACTATAGGCTAAGTGATGATATTGCCTTCAGGTTTTCGAACAGGAATTGGGACCAATACCCACTAACTGCACAAAAACTCTCTGACTGGTTACTGTGGTCAGAGGGTGATGTTGGATTAATCTTCGTTGATTATGAAACATTTGGGGAGCATCATTGGCCTGAAAGTGGAATCCTAGACTTCTTGAGGTGGTTACCAAGAGAACTTTCAAGAAGGGAAATAAAAATGAGATTGCCTAAAGAGGTATATGATAGGGCTGTTCAAGAGATAGAAATAACTCAAACATCATCTTGGGCTGATATAAACAAGGATGAATCAAGTTGGTTAGGAAATATAATGCAATGGGCTTATGATGAAATGGTCAGAAGAACCGAAATGTTGGCAAAAGAGTTGGGTAAAGAGTATCTTAAAGCCTGGAAGTATTTCACAACTAGTGATCATTATTATTACCTGTTTTTAGGTAGTAGTAGCCCAGCAGAGGTCCACTCATATTTTAGCTCCTTTAACTCACCCATTGATGCTTTCATAAACGAGATTTACGCTATCTCAATGTTTCAAGAGGAAATGAGAAAGAAGTTAAAGATAGAAAATGAACCGTTTATATTTTACAAGGGTTTGAAGAGAGGTAAGGAAGTTTGGACGATAGACCAGTATAAGGAGCTAATAAAACAAAAGCCAGAATATAAAGACTTCGAAAAGTATATTCAAGAGTGGATTAAGCAATGAAGAGATATGAAAGCCTATGGTTTGAGGACGAACTAAAGCACGCCTGGATGATAAGCGCTGAGCTAGAGAAAGTAGCTAGTCTAGGGGGATTGGGGCCAGTAGTATATAATCTTAGTAAAGAATTAGTTAAGCAGGGCATAAAAGTAACTGTAATCATGCCAAGCCACGGTCGTCATCTTAATGACTATTATAGGTCACTTCTTAAATTGAACGAAATATCTTTAGTTGCAGAAGGAGATAGAATAGGTATTGATGGTAAATCTTACCACTACAAGCTAGGGTTTGAACATGGAAATTTGGATGGAATTAACGTGGTTTTAATTAAAGGACTGGATTACAACACAGGAAGGATAATTGATTCCTGGAACATTTACGATAACGCCATGGAGAAATCTTCACTCCTAGCTAGGGCTGTCGAGAAGTATGCAAAGTTCTCAATACCTAATGACATACCGTCCATAATACACGTACATGATTGGCACTCTGTAATTGCAGGTGTAATTGCTAAATTTACATTTGAGGCTAGGAGAGTAATAGTTCCTCTAGTATTTACAATTCACCTGTTAAACAAGGTTAGTGCACCTTGGCATTACGCATCAGAGGATTGGAGTGGACTGATAAATTATCCTCATTACATTTGGAGAATAATAAAACATGACTTGTACACAACTAGAGAAGTCTGGGATTTCTTCTCTTCTGGTTCCATAGAAAAGTTTGGCTCTTATGAGGCTGATCTAATAACATCAGTTAGTAAAAGCTACCTTACATATGATATATTTAACTTCATAGGAAACTGGATAGAGAATAAGAGTTGTATTCATTATAACGGTACTGATTGGGAAATAGAGGAGACTAAAAAGTACGCTTACAGCAAGTTTGGGACTGAGGATAAGGCTGAAATAAGAAAAAGATTATTTGACGAACTAGAGGTCCTAAAAATAACCCCTGAGGATTACACTACACGTAACATACTTTGGAATAACAGATTCAATATAGGTATAAAGGATGACTGGACATATAGTAGACTAGAAAACGGTCCTCTAATTCTATTTGCAGGAAGAATGGTTTATCAGAAGGGAATAGATTCATTACTTATAGCATTTGATGAAGTACTTAAGACCATTAACAATGCCCGTCTAATAATATTAGGATTACCCTCCTCAGACTATGGATTACTACAAAATGTGGTATCTAATATATCTAGACACGGTAGTAACATTAGGATAATCCTAGGCAAAATGAGTAAGGAATTGTACAGGCTCTTCTACTATAGTGCCTCAGTATTTGTGATACCGTCAAGATGGGAACCATTTGGGTTAGTTGCAGTAGAGTCAATGGCTGTAGGAACACCTGTAGTTGCATACTCAGTAGGAGGACTAAGAGAGAGCGTATTAGACATCAGGGTTGACCAAGAACAGGGAACAGGACTATTGGTAGAACCGGAAAACGTCTGGGAACTATCGAAAGCGTTAATCTCTGCCTTGTCATTGTCCATCGCTTCAGAAACAAACAATGGAGATTTTCTAAAATACTCTGAAGTTAAAACGAATGATGTGAAGTTATGGGACAAAATAAGGCAAAATTGTGTAAGGAGAGTTAATGAGAATTTCAGATGGTCAGCAGGTGCTAAGCAGTTACAGGAGTGCTATTCTAAGGCTCAAACTATGGCAAAATATAGACTGTTAGCATCATTTTAACGCTATTTTAAATACTTACTATACAAGTTATAAACAATGCAGAAAGAAGTTCCACCAGGACAAAAATATGTAAAACGATTCATTTATTATGCAGCTTTAGGTGTACCCAAAGTAAACTTAAATGAGTATAGGCTCAAAATTTTTGGAGAGGTACAGAATAAAATAGAGATTACTTATGAAGAAATGCTGAAAATGATCGACGTAAAATATACTAAAGATTTTCATTGTGTCACAGGCTGGAGTGTAGAAAACGTTGAATGGGAGGGAATAAAGATGAAGACAATAGCTGAGAAGGCAAAAGTAAAGCCAGGAGCAAAATGGGTTATTTTCTACTCATTAGATGGTTACACTGCCGTAGTGCCATTAGAAGATGCCTTGAATGAGGATTCCATAATAGCCCTTATGATGAATGGTAAACCCCTAGATATTAAGTCAGGATTTCCCGCTAGACCGTTTATCCCTCACCTATATGGCTGGAAAAGTGCCAAATGGTTAACAGCAATACAGTTCTCGAGAGAATATATTGACGGATTCTGGGAGGAAAGAGGTTATCATGAAAGAGGAAATGTTTGGGATGAAGAAAGGTTTAAGGGACAAGGAGTAAGTCATGAAGGGAAGAAAAGAAATCCTATACTTTAACTTTTTATCCCATAGGATATTGAGGCATTTGTTGTTCTCCAGCACCTCTCTGCTGTGTTGGTGAAGCTGCAATATAGTCATCTATTTTTAGTAATGCTGTGACAGCTTCTGTGGCACTCTTTAGTACACTCTCCTTAACTATCAATGGATCAATGATGTTCTCCTTGGTTACGTCTTCTTCAACCTTACCCTTTAGTACATTAATTCCAGCAAATTTCATTCCACTCGCATGTAGATTCCTCAACTTCACAACAGTATCTATCTCATCCATACCTGCAGTTCCTGCTAAGGTTGAGGTAATCTCCTCTAGAGCATTTGCGAAAGCCTCTATCGCCAATTGTTCTTTTCCACCAACCTTCTTTGACTCTTCTCTGATCTTCATTGCTAACTCAACTTCATAAGATCCGCCACCACCAACTATGTATGGGCTCTCTATAACGTTCTTAATTGCGTTCAATGAATCTTGAAAACTCCTCTCTAGCTCATCCATTATGATTTCACTTGAACCCCTAATCAGAACCGTTACAGCTTTAGTGTCTTTGGAATCTTCTATGAGGATAACCTTTGAGTTACCAATTTTTCTCTCCTCCACTAATTCTGCTTGACCAAGATCTTCTGAAGAAACGTCTTTTAGTGAGGATATTATCTTAGCACCTGTAGCCTTAGCAACTTTCTCCACATCGCTCCTACTGACATTCTTTATCCCCATTATTCCTTTCTTAGCCAAGAAGTGTAACGCTATGTCGTCCATTCCTTTTTGAGTTATAACAACCTTTGCACCAATTTTTTCAAGGGTATCAATCATAGATCTTATGTACTTTGCCTGTTCCTCTAATGCTAACTTGATCTGAGAAGGATCATTAAAGCTCATCTTAGCAGAAATCTCAGGTTTCTCCACTTCCAGGGGGAAGTCTAGTATTGCTATTTTAGCTTTCTCAACTCTTCTTGGCATATTCTCATGTGCAACTTCCTTGTCCAAAATATATCCTCTGACTAAAGTTGTCTCGTCTACGCTTTCTCCCTTCTTCTTTATGAATTTAATATTAGATAAATCCACCTTATAAGCATTGTCCACTTTTTCCACAACGGATAATATTGCATCTATAGAGACATCTATTATTCTGTTTAAGGTTTCTGAATTTGCAAAGAATTTACTTGATAATGCGGTAAAGGCGACATTCTTTAGCGATTTCCTATCCTGTGGGTTCACACTTAAACCTACTGATTTACCAGTTTCTAAAGCGATTTGAAGCGCTTTCTTATATCCTTCAATAATAACGATTGGATGTATTTTTTGATCAATTAGTTTATCAGCTTCATCTGCCAAGAATCCACTTAATACTACTGCTGAAGTAGTACCGTCTCCTACCTGAGCGTCTTGAGCTTTAGCAGCTTCCACAACTAATTTTGCTGCGGGATGCTGTATATCCATTTCCTTTACTATTGTTACACCATCGTTTGTTATTGTAACATCTGACGTTCCTGAAATCAACATCTTATCCATTCCCTTTGGTCCTAAACTACTCTTCAACATTTCAGCCAAAGTTCTTACTGCTAATATGTTGTTCTTTATTACTGTGACACCACTTTGCTCTTTCGTTCCCTCTTTATATAGCGAGTACATGCATTTAAAAAGAACACCATAATATTTAAAACTACATGATGTGACTCTGCGGAACTGACGTTTTGATGAGAGAAACAGGGTCTGAGAATTGCTTAATCGAACTCAGCCTGAATCTTCTTTTTACCTTCTAGTAACTTAATGTTAAATGGAGGATTCTTCACTTCCTCTATACTTATGCCCATCCTCCTTAGCTCATTTACTGCTTTATCAATGTCATCTTCATGCGTCGCATACTTTATTCTCTCCTTTATCTGAATTAAAGAGCCATTCTGAGAATTGAATCTCTCTGCACTAACTGTGACCCATGTATTACCGTTTTTATAAATAAATAACACATCTTGCAGGTATCCGGGAATTACATGACTTACTCCGGCAAAGTAATAATCATTATACTTGTATACCTTAACCATATTTAACGATTCGCTTAGCGTTTTAATAAGATTTACTTACCCATGTTATCTACGCAAATCATCTTACCTTTACTCCCTCTATTATCCAATACTTATTTACTTCGCTAGCTGAAATTATTCTGAATTTTATAGAAAGTACCTTCAACGCGTCAACGGCGTTATTTTGTGGAACAATTATCATTCCCTTTCCTCCCCTTTTAGTTACTCTATGTGCCTCCCTAACAACATCATAATCCATGACTTCAGAGATTAGAACATTATCAAAAACAGAGTCCTTGAAAGGCAACGGAATTATCGCTCTTATCATTTCATCCTTACTGTCGAGCTTGTATGTGATCCCAGTTACGGTAATTGCGTCTTTTATTAATGGTGATCCTATTTGTAGTGTCCTCCCTTTTAATCTTAGATTAAGGTTGTTCTCGTAAATTTTAGGTGAGAAGAAATGTGAATTGACTATAATGAAGCCTTCAAAAGCAGATAACAGGCACAGTTCTCCGTCCAAAAGGTTTGGGGATATTATGAAGTCATATGTATGTTCAGTAAGTGGTAGTATTTTTCCGTATGAAAGATTAATGCTCTTTGACTCTGTACAGTTTTTAAGCTCGGCATTTAACACTTCTTTCAAGTTACTGGACTTCTCAGGTAGTAGGCGTAATAGTATCATTTAT is drawn from Sulfolobus acidocaldarius SUSAZ and contains these coding sequences:
- a CDS encoding thermosome subunit, with the protein product MYSLYKEGTKEQSGVTVIKNNILAVRTLAEMLKSSLGPKGMDKMLISGTSDVTITNDGVTIVKEMDIQHPAAKLVVEAAKAQDAQVGDGTTSAVVLSGFLADEADKLIDQKIHPIVIIEGYKKALQIALETGKSVGLSVNPQDRKSLKNVAFTALSSKFFANSETLNRIIDVSIDAILSVVEKVDNAYKVDLSNIKFIKKKGESVDETTLVRGYILDKEVAHENMPRRVEKAKIAILDFPLEVEKPEISAKMSFNDPSQIKLALEEQAKYIRSMIDTLEKIGAKVVITQKGMDDIALHFLAKKGIMGIKNVSRSDVEKVAKATGAKIISSLKDVSSEDLGQAELVEERKIGNSKVILIEDSKDTKAVTVLIRGSSEIIMDELERSFQDSLNAIKNVIESPYIVGGGGSYEVELAMKIREESKKVGGKEQLAIEAFANALEEITSTLAGTAGMDEIDTVVKLRNLHASGMKFAGINVLKGKVEEDVTKENIIDPLIVKESVLKSATEAVTALLKIDDYIAASPTQQRGAGEQQMPQYPMG
- a CDS encoding methylase, whose product is MRAIIPLPFKDSVFDNVLISEVMDYDVVREAHRVTKRGGKGMIIVPQNNAVDALKVLSIKFRIISASEVNKYWIIEGVKVR